GAGATGATGGATGGGCGGGTGAAAACCCTCCATCCTAAGATTCATGGGGGACTTTTAGCGAGACGAGATGTGCATAGTCACCTAAAAGCTGCAAAATCACAGGGTATTGACTTGATTGACTTAGTGGTGGTCAATCTCTATCCCTTCAAAGAAACAATTACAAAAACAGATGTCACCTATGCGGAAGCAGTAGAAAATATTGACATCGGTGGGCCCTCTATGCTTCGTTCAGCTGCAAAAAATCATGCTAGTGTAACAGTTGTCGTTGATCCAGCAGATTATCAAGGGGTATTGGAGGAATTGCACGCAACAGGTGAGACCAGTCTTGCCATCCGCAAACGCTTAGCAGCTAAGGTTTTCCGCCATACCGCAGCCTATGATGCTCTGATTGCAGACTACTTTACTAATCAAGTAGGAGAAGAAAAACCAGAGAAGCTCACTCTAACCTATGAACTTAAACAACCGATGCGCTACGGTGAAAACCCGCAACAGGATGCGGACTTCTATCAAACAGCCCTGCCCCTTGCTTACTCGATTGCAGCTAGCAAGCAATTAAATGGAAAAGAGTTGTCCTTTAATAATATTCGAGATGCCGATGCAGCGATTCGTATTATCCGTGATTTTCAGGATCGTCCAACTGTTGTAGCCCTCAAACACATGAACCCATGTGGCATTGGGCAGGCAGATGATATTGAAACAGCTTGGGACTACGCCTACGAATCAGACCCTGTGTCAATTTTTGGTGGAATTGTCGTCTTGAACCGTGAGGTGGATGCGGCAACTGCTGTAAAAATGCACCTGATTTTCCTTGAAATCGTTATTGCGCCAAGTTATACTCCAGAAGCCTTGGAGATTTTAACCAATAAAAAGAAAAATCTCCGTGTTTTGGAGCTTGATTTTAGCCAGTACCTAGCCAGTACAGCTGAAAAAGAAGTGACGGGTGTGCTAGGTGGACTTCTTGTCCAAAATCAAGATGTTGTAGCAGAAAGCCCAAGTGATTGGACGGTTGTCACCAAGCGTCAGCCGAGTTCTGAAGAGCAAACAGCCCTTGAGTTTGCTTGGAAGTCCATCAAATATGTCAAGTCAAACGGCATTATCATCACAAATGACCATATGGTATTAGGAGTTGGCCCTGGGCAAACCAATCGTGTGGCTTCTGTTAAAATTGCCATTGAACAAGCAAAAGACCGCCTAGAGGGAGCCGTTCTGGCTAGTGATGCCTTCTTCCCATTTGC
Above is a window of Streptococcus sp. zg-86 DNA encoding:
- the purH gene encoding bifunctional phosphoribosylaminoimidazolecarboxamide formyltransferase/IMP cyclohydrolase, whose translation is MTKKALISVSDKTGIVAFAQELVQLGWDIISTGGTKSTLDAAGVATIAIDEVTGFPEMMDGRVKTLHPKIHGGLLARRDVHSHLKAAKSQGIDLIDLVVVNLYPFKETITKTDVTYAEAVENIDIGGPSMLRSAAKNHASVTVVVDPADYQGVLEELHATGETSLAIRKRLAAKVFRHTAAYDALIADYFTNQVGEEKPEKLTLTYELKQPMRYGENPQQDADFYQTALPLAYSIAASKQLNGKELSFNNIRDADAAIRIIRDFQDRPTVVALKHMNPCGIGQADDIETAWDYAYESDPVSIFGGIVVLNREVDAATAVKMHLIFLEIVIAPSYTPEALEILTNKKKNLRVLELDFSQYLASTAEKEVTGVLGGLLVQNQDVVAESPSDWTVVTKRQPSSEEQTALEFAWKSIKYVKSNGIIITNDHMVLGVGPGQTNRVASVKIAIEQAKDRLEGAVLASDAFFPFADNIEEIAAAGIKAIIQPGGSVRDQESIAAADKHGLTMIFTDVRHFRH